One Ricinus communis isolate WT05 ecotype wild-type chromosome 7, ASM1957865v1, whole genome shotgun sequence genomic region harbors:
- the LOC8277502 gene encoding dof zinc finger protein DOF5.7 produces MMSPNNLQGKQATNKEDNQSSGNRKSTASARPQEQALKCPRCDSPNTKFCYYNNYSLTQPRHFCKTCRRYWTKGGALRNVPIGGGCRKNKKMKSSSRLSGDSKDSSGSSEIGGFKFFHGISPAMDFNLGGLSFPRLSPSSGGLYNQFSSFGDMSATSAAAAVSVTNPCFNLDPSGSSPVGSLMGFSYPISSVTSGFSGAIQDVGTGGGGSGSMNVHTNLASSIESLSTINQDLHWKLQQQRLAMLFGGDDHKDNSVSSLAVENQAQKPQPILFQNLEISKPEVSGVGNSRKEADTATEWFFGNSYRQVNPTPTNSNSNGNDNTAGASNWNGVQAWGDLHQYNGLP; encoded by the coding sequence ATGATGTCCCCTAATAATCTTCAGGGAAAGCAAGCTACCAACAAAGAAGACAATCAGAGCTCCGGTAACCGGAAATCAACAGCATCAGCTAGGCCACAAGAACAAGCTTTAAAGTGTCCGAGATGTGATTCCCCGAACACAAAATTCTGTTACTACAATAATTACAGTCTAACACAGCCAAGACATTTTTGCAAGACTTGTAGAAGGTATTGGACTAAAGGAGGAGCTCTGCGCAACGTTCCAATCGGTGGTGGCTgcagaaaaaataagaaaatgaagtcATCTTCAAGACTCTCCGGTGACTCAAAAGACTCCAGTGGTTCTTCAGAGATCGGCGGATTTAAGTTCTTTCATGGTATATCTCCTGCCATGGATTTTAATCTTGGAGGGTTATCATTTCCTAGGCTAAGCCCTTCTTCAGGTGGTCTCTACAATCAGTTTTCTTCATTTGGGGATATGTCTGCTACTTCAGCAGCTGCTGCTGTTAGTGTTACCAATCCTTGTTTCAATCTTGATCCATCTGGTAGCTCTCCAGTTGGTTCTTTGATGGGGTTCAGTTATCCAATTTCTTCAGTTACTAGTGGGTTTAGCGGTGCAATTCAAGATGTGGGTACTGGTGGTGGTGGTAGTGGTTCGATGAATGTTCACACTAATCTTGCATCTTCAATTGAATCTTTAAGTACTATAAACCAGGATTTGCACTGGAAATTACAGCAACAAAGATTAGCTATGCTTTTTGGAGGAGATGATCATAAAGATAACAGTGTGTCTTCTCTTGCTGTGGAAAATCAAGCACAAAAGCCCCAACCCATTTtgtttcaaaatcttgaaattTCAAAGCCAGAAGTAAGCGGTGTTGGTAATTCAAGAAAAGAAGCTGATACTGCTACCGAATGGTTCTTTGGGAATTCTTACAGACAAGTCAATCCAACTCCAACTAATAGTAACAGTAACGGCAACGATAATACAGCAGGGGCTAGCAACTGGAATGGGGTTCAGGCGTGGGGTGATTTGCACCAATACAATGGTTTGCCCTAG